Proteins from one Cryptomeria japonica chromosome 4, Sugi_1.0, whole genome shotgun sequence genomic window:
- the LOC131032209 gene encoding 26S proteasome regulatory subunit 6B homolog has product MAASAMVMEPKSVAEGPSSPRRCVQGSSPSESMEEEDVYSKMKSLERQLEFIDIQEEYVKEEQKNLKRELLRAQEEVKRIQSVPLVIGQFMEMVDQNNGIVGSTTGSNYYVRILSTINREVLKASASVALHRHSNALVDVLPPEADSSISLLSQSEKPDVTYSDIGGYDIQKQEIREAVELPLTHHDLYKQIGIDPPRGVLLYGPPGTGKTMLAKAVAHHTTAAFIRVVGSEFVQKYLGEGPRMVRDVFRLAKENAPAIIFIDEVDAIATARFDAQTGADREVQRILMELLNQMDGFDQTVNVKVIMATNRADTLDPALIRPGRLDRKIEFPLPDRRQKRLVFQVCTAKMNLSDEVDLEDYVSRPDKISAAEIAAICQEAGMHAVRKNRYVILPKDFEKGYRTNVKKPDTDFEFYK; this is encoded by the exons ATGGCTGCATCAGCCATGGTAATGGAGCCCAAGTCGGTTGCAGAAGGACCATCGAGCCCTCGGCGGTGTGTGCAGGGTTCGAGCCCTTCAGAGAGCATGGAGGAGGAGGACGTGTACAGCAAGATGAAATCTTTGGAGAGACAACTGGAGTTCATCGACATACAGGAGGAGTACGTGAAGGAAGAACAGAAGAATCTGAAGAGGGAGCTCCTTAGGGCACAAGAGGAGGTCAAGCGGATACAGTCTGTGCCGCTGGTGATTGGGCAGTTTATGGAAATGGTAGACCAGAATAACGGCATAGTGGGTTCCACCACGGGCTCCAACTATTATGTGCGAATCCTGAGCACCATTAATAGGGAGGTTCTTAAGGCCTCTGCCTCTGTTGCTCTGCACCGTCATTCTAATGCCCTTGTTGACGTCCTGCCGCCGGAGGCCGATTCCTCCATTTCGCTTCTTTCGCAGTCCGAGAAGCCCGATGTGACCTATTCTGATATCGGCGGATATGATATACAGAAGCAGGAGATTCGTGAGGCGGTGGAATTGCCGCTAACACACCATGATCTTTATAAGCAGATCGGAATTGATCCTCCCCGCGGCGTGCTGCTCTACGGACCGCCCGGCACTGGGAAGACCATGTTGGCCAAGGCCGTTGCTCACCACACTACTGCTGCCTTCATTCGCGTTGTTGGCTCGGAGTTTGTGCAGAAGTACCTTGGAGAG GGACCAAGGATGGTTCGTGATGTCTTCCGTCTAGCAAAAGAAAATGCACCTGCTATAATTTTCATTGATGAGGTAGATGCAATTGCAACAGCAAGGTTTGATGCACAAACTGGGGCTGATAGGGAAGTTCAGAGAATTTTGATGGAGCTCTTGAATCAG ATGGACGGATTTGACCAAAcggtgaatgtgaaagtgattatggcAACAAATCGAGCAGATACATTAGATCCTGCACTTATCCGTCCAGGCAGGCTTGATAGGAAAATTGAATTCCCTCTGCCTGATAGGAGGCAGAAACGCCTTGTTTTCCAG GTTTGCACAGCAAAAATGAATCTTAGTGATGAAGTTGACCTTGAAGACTATGTATCTCGACCTGACAAAATTAGTGCTGCAGAG ATAGCTGCCATATGCCAAGAAGCTGGTATGCATGCAGTTCGGAAAAATCGTTATGTGATTCTTCCTAAGGATTTTGAGAAGGGCTATAGAACTAATGTGAAGAAACCTGACACAGATTTCGAATTTTACAAGTAG